GCTCCCAAGCGGGTCATACTTCACTGGGGAATAGAGCAGCATTTCATCCTTGACCTTGGCCAAGTCCAGGTGCGGGGCTTCCCCTCCACTGATCTGTATCCAGGTAGTTGCCTCAAAGACGGTTTCCAGTTCCAGCACCCGGCTGTGAAGCTCAATGGCTGACTGGTAGCTGTCCGGTACCTGAACCTTGTCCTTGAACCTAGCCTTCAGCATCTGGCGGAAAGAGCTTTCCTCTATGCTGACCTCAAAGAAGGTCCCGTCATCCGTGTAGGTGGAAAAGTCCACCAGTCCGTCATAGAGTATGGAGCCATCTTCTTTGATCTCCAGCATCACCTGGGCATCGATTCCTTCCAAGTTCAGGGCATTGCGTAAAAACTTCCTGCCCTGACCGATAAAGCCCAATTCCGTTTCCAGAAAGGAGTAGAAAACGCCATGGGTGCTCTTGTCCCTTTCAAGGGAGATCACCAGCTCATCCCAGCCACGAGGGTCTTCCACGGTTTGGGTTACCCCGTCATATGTCAGTGTAAAATCCATCATGTCAACCTGTGTTTGGCGTTCATCTTTACCTGCCTGCTGTTCTTGTAGGAAAGTGCTGTCCACATCCTGTCCCTGTCCGGCAGTACCAGCATGGAAGGAAGGTTCTGGAACCCTTTCTCTATTGCCTTGGCGGTGTCCCTGTTGTCAATCGTGACATTGGTGTTTCCGCTGCTGACGGCTACCATATATTCCTGTAGCCTGTTCCGGGCGGCTTCTTCCCCTGTCACCAGTGACATCACTGCCTCATCGCTGACCTTTCCGGTATGGATAGCCTCAAAGGCAGGTAGCAGCTTGCGGGTCTTCTCAGAGGTGAAGACAAACTCATCCTTGTGAACCGTGCCTACCACGCCATGGCCGTAGTTGTCCGTGAAAAGGGCATTGGATCCAGTGAAACCGCCATCGTTAAATCCTCTCAAGCTTGCCAGTACCGAAAGGATGGTGGCAGCAGTTGAGGCAATTGCCACGATATTGCCCGGAAACGGAAGCTTTGCCTGCTCTGCTGCACCCTCTGCCGCCTTGGCACTTGCCGCAGCGGTGGAAGCAGCAGCCTCCTTCTTTTTCTGCACTTCCTTCAGCTGTGACATCAGCAGTTCCCTTTGGTCAAAGGCTTCCTTGATCTGGATAAAGGCGGAAAACGCCTGCTGCATTGCCCCGAACGCACGGGCCACTTCCTCACCGTTCTCAAACATCTGAGCCAGTGCATCACCTGCCTGCAGGAACCCATCCACAGCATCCTCGTGGGAGCCGTTGATCTCTTCCATCAGTTCCTTTTCCTCCTCCAGCAGCTTGTTGTATTCCTCTTTCAGTTCTGCACGCCTTTCGTCTGTTTCCAGCTGTGCCTCGGTCAGTTCCAGCTCTGCCTCCATCGTGTCCAGCCTTTCGCTTCCGTCCGATTGCCCGTATTCCTCTGCGATCTCTGCCAGCCTTTCAGCCCTTGAAAGCCTGATGCCGGCAATGATTTCATTTTGCAGTTCTTCCAGTTCAATCTCCCCATTCAGGTATGCCCGCTTGGCTTCCAGTTCCTGCCCGTAGTATTCCAGTTGTGCCTCCTGCACTGCGTTCTGGTATTCTTTCAATCGCTTCTTTTCCTCCTCGGCGGCTTTCTTGTCTGCACCAGCTTTGGCTTTGGCGGTATCTTCAGCGGCTTTTTTAGCTCTTTCAGCCTGTATCTTGGCTAATTCTTCCTCATACTTTTTCTTCTTGGCTGCATCATCCCTTAGTTTCCTGTCTGCTTCTGCCGCATAGTAGTCATCACTTGCTTTCTTTCGCTTCTCGATCTCGGCTGCATACTCTTCCGCTTCTTTCCGGAACCGCTCCTCCATTTTCCTGTCTCCACGCTTATACTGGATATCCGCTTTTTGGTCTGCTAACTTCTTCTGCTCCTGCAATTCCAGATAGGTCAGCTTCTCCAGTTGCTCCTTCCGATCCTGCAACTCCATTTGCTTGAGCCTTTCCTTGTCTTCAGCATCGCCAAAAGTGACCAGTCTCCAACGTTTTGCCTGCTTGATCAGCTCCGTGAATGCCTCCACTCCCCATGTCTTGAAATTTGTCCACATGGTTTCTGTGGCTTTGGCCCAGTCATCCAAAAAGCCCAATTCCTTGGCAAGCTCAGCAGTGGCAGTTTCCAAGTCGATGGTAGCATCTGTCAAGTCTTTTGTCTCGTCAGTGGTGTAACCCATCTGCTCATTGGCATTCTTGCTGGACTGTTCCACCAGATCCAGTACCCGAACCAGTCCACCAATATCTTCAGTCGCACCTTTGCCAATATCAGCTGTTAGGGTCTGCAACTGGTCTACTGACAGGTTGGTTTCCTTGATTTGCTTGTTGAGCAGGGCCATCGCTTCCTTCACGGAGATGGTACCCGAACGAAGCCCAGCAAAAAGCCTGTCTGTGAAGTCCTGCCCCAAAGGAGCCAAAGCCTTTTGCTGCACATCGGTCAACTCAAGGAGTGAGAGCTGGATTTCCTTCACGGAATCCAGCAGCTTATCATCCCAAACGCCTTCCTGTGCCTCGGTCTGGGCAATGCTGATCAGGTCATTGAGTGCAAATCCTGCATTGGCAAACTGAGGTGCATACTCTTCAATTCGTTGCAGGAATTCATCTGTCACATCAGCCCCATTTTCAAAACCACGCCTGACTGATACAAAAGCCTCCTCAAAGGATACCTTGAAGTTTTTAGCCTGTGCA
This portion of the Limibacter armeniacum genome encodes:
- a CDS encoding phage tail tape measure protein yields the protein MAVKETFNLEFAEYKQFLKVLEDVSQELGVVQKDLDQVKQNAKQSGQEAKNSFSGIKGSGDELLGNLGQVGGKMLDLKGAALQFGKVNMFAAAVTGAVLLGRELQQLASQYKALGKDVQFFTGAQGSELIKQTAQVKALSDTYGKDFKETLRSVNAQAKNFKVSFEEAFVSVRRGFENGADVTDEFLQRIEEYAPQFANAGFALNDLISIAQTEAQEGVWDDKLLDSVKEIQLSLLELTDVQQKALAPLGQDFTDRLFAGLRSGTISVKEAMALLNKQIKETNLSVDQLQTLTADIGKGATEDIGGLVRVLDLVEQSSKNANEQMGYTTDETKDLTDATIDLETATAELAKELGFLDDWAKATETMWTNFKTWGVEAFTELIKQAKRWRLVTFGDAEDKERLKQMELQDRKEQLEKLTYLELQEQKKLADQKADIQYKRGDRKMEERFRKEAEEYAAEIEKRKKASDDYYAAEADRKLRDDAAKKKKYEEELAKIQAERAKKAAEDTAKAKAGADKKAAEEEKKRLKEYQNAVQEAQLEYYGQELEAKRAYLNGEIELEELQNEIIAGIRLSRAERLAEIAEEYGQSDGSERLDTMEAELELTEAQLETDERRAELKEEYNKLLEEEKELMEEINGSHEDAVDGFLQAGDALAQMFENGEEVARAFGAMQQAFSAFIQIKEAFDQRELLMSQLKEVQKKKEAAASTAAASAKAAEGAAEQAKLPFPGNIVAIASTAATILSVLASLRGFNDGGFTGSNALFTDNYGHGVVGTVHKDEFVFTSEKTRKLLPAFEAIHTGKVSDEAVMSLVTGEEAARNRLQEYMVAVSSGNTNVTIDNRDTAKAIEKGFQNLPSMLVLPDRDRMWTALSYKNSRQVKMNAKHRLT